A part of Tessaracoccus timonensis genomic DNA contains:
- a CDS encoding mechanosensitive ion channel family protein, translating into MPTEDTTAEVALDVLSVVAHGAFGFLAGAVLALLIGAFARVFIRRRQHLKPFSKRLRTPMRILVIIIGTGVGVLIAIGGPTRAPNVEWAPMFLHVWTILLIISGAYLLSGLISAIADSLLLAHADAQETVHSRRLRTQTQVISRVGVAVVWVLAISGVLLTFEQFRAIGASMLASAGLLSIVAGLAAQSSLANVFAGVQLAFTDALRVGDIVIVDEHWGTIEEITLTYVVVASWDGRRWIVPSTVFISKTFENWTRSSPKLLGTVEFDLDWLVPVEAARVELQRIVRRSDLWDGRTVSMQVTEATGGYVKVRATVSAATSGDLWDLRCYVREELITWLQQRAVYALPRTRLEPDVTPAPSSEERKRFVAETKAAWDDERSDDTTEEIPVVELFDDEASGDSFDARRRNWFKALRDRHTPPSGKKPGDRQRPQLDALISSVLRSSSAADSEEPTTPDDGPSTAEMPSVEVTDGRGDSLSITARVFSGTPEAEERNRQYAGPSKEDLEEREARRKEREGQERDDLPKSSDEEDA; encoded by the coding sequence ATGCCCACTGAGGACACCACCGCCGAGGTAGCCCTCGACGTACTCTCCGTCGTCGCGCACGGGGCCTTCGGGTTCCTCGCTGGCGCCGTGCTGGCGCTGCTCATCGGCGCCTTCGCGCGAGTCTTTATCCGACGACGCCAGCACCTCAAGCCGTTCAGCAAACGCCTGAGAACCCCGATGCGGATACTTGTCATCATCATCGGCACCGGCGTCGGCGTGCTGATCGCGATCGGGGGGCCCACACGCGCACCGAACGTGGAATGGGCGCCCATGTTCCTCCACGTATGGACGATCCTGCTGATCATCTCAGGCGCCTATCTCCTCAGTGGGCTCATCAGCGCCATCGCAGATTCACTGCTGCTCGCACACGCAGACGCACAAGAAACCGTGCACTCACGCAGGCTGCGCACCCAGACGCAGGTGATCTCCCGCGTCGGTGTCGCGGTGGTCTGGGTGCTGGCTATCTCCGGTGTGCTTCTCACCTTTGAGCAGTTCCGGGCCATCGGCGCCTCCATGTTGGCCTCCGCTGGTTTGCTGTCTATCGTCGCCGGTCTCGCAGCCCAATCATCGCTCGCCAACGTGTTTGCGGGTGTGCAACTCGCGTTCACCGACGCGTTGCGCGTGGGCGACATCGTGATCGTCGACGAGCACTGGGGCACCATCGAAGAGATCACCCTTACCTACGTGGTGGTGGCGAGCTGGGATGGGCGACGGTGGATCGTGCCGTCGACGGTGTTCATCTCGAAGACCTTCGAGAACTGGACCCGCAGCAGCCCGAAACTGCTCGGTACCGTCGAATTCGATCTGGACTGGCTCGTGCCCGTCGAGGCGGCGCGCGTCGAGCTGCAGCGCATCGTGCGGCGCTCTGATCTGTGGGATGGGCGGACGGTCAGCATGCAGGTAACGGAGGCCACCGGGGGCTACGTGAAGGTACGCGCGACGGTATCCGCCGCCACCTCGGGTGACCTCTGGGATCTGCGCTGCTACGTGCGAGAAGAGCTCATCACCTGGCTGCAGCAGCGCGCCGTCTATGCACTCCCCCGCACCCGGCTGGAACCCGACGTCACGCCCGCGCCGTCGTCGGAGGAACGCAAACGATTCGTGGCGGAGACCAAGGCCGCATGGGACGACGAGCGCTCGGATGACACAACGGAGGAGATACCCGTCGTGGAACTCTTTGACGACGAGGCGTCGGGCGACAGCTTCGACGCCCGTCGGCGCAACTGGTTCAAGGCCCTGCGTGATCGCCACACCCCTCCCAGCGGAAAGAAGCCCGGCGACCGGCAACGCCCGCAGCTTGACGCGTTGATCTCGTCAGTGCTGCGTTCATCAAGTGCGGCAGACTCTGAGGAGCCGACGACACCTGACGACGGCCCTAGCACCGCTGAAATGCCGAGCGTCGAGGTGACCGATGGGCGCGGCGACTCGCTCAGCATCACGGCACGCGTATTCTCCGGAACGCCCGAGGCAGAGGAGCGCAACCGCCAGTATGCCGGCCCGTCGAAGGAAGACTTGGAAGAGCGTGAAGCTCGACGCAAGGAGCGGGAAGGACAGGAGCGCGACGACCTGCCGAAGTCGAGCGATGAAGAGGATGCCTAA
- the tuf gene encoding elongation factor Tu: protein MAKAKFERTKPHVNIGTIGHVDHGKTTLTAAISKVLHDKYPDLNEASPFDKIDKAPEERQRGITISVSHIEYQTENRHYAHVDCPGHADYVKNMITGAAQMDGAILVVAATDGPMAQTHEHILLARQVGVPAIVVALNKCDMIDADDEDLIDLVEMELREILSAQEFDGDNLPIVRVAAFPALNGDEKWAESILELMNAVDEYIPTPERDTDKPFLMPVEDVFTITGRGTVVTGRIERGVVQTGDTVDLVGIRDEKQTTTITGVEMFRKILDEGRAGENVGLLLRGTKKEDVERGMVVIKPGSTTPHTDFEASVYVLNKEEGGRHKPFFSNYSPQFYFRTTDVTGVVQLPEGTDMVMPGDNTEMTVHLNKPIAMEENLKFAIREGGRTVGAGTVTKIIK from the coding sequence GTGGCAAAGGCCAAGTTTGAGCGGACGAAGCCGCACGTAAACATCGGCACCATTGGACACGTCGACCACGGCAAGACCACTCTGACCGCGGCGATCTCCAAGGTGCTCCACGACAAGTACCCGGATCTGAACGAGGCTTCCCCGTTCGACAAGATCGACAAGGCCCCGGAAGAGCGCCAGCGTGGTATCACCATCTCGGTCTCGCACATCGAGTACCAGACGGAGAACCGCCACTACGCGCACGTTGACTGCCCCGGCCACGCCGACTACGTCAAGAACATGATCACCGGCGCTGCTCAGATGGACGGCGCCATCCTCGTTGTGGCTGCAACTGACGGCCCGATGGCTCAGACCCACGAGCACATCCTCCTCGCCCGCCAGGTTGGCGTGCCGGCCATCGTTGTCGCCCTCAACAAGTGCGACATGATCGACGCCGACGATGAGGACCTCATCGACCTCGTTGAGATGGAGCTTCGCGAGATCCTCTCCGCGCAGGAGTTCGACGGCGACAACCTGCCGATCGTGCGCGTGGCTGCGTTCCCCGCACTCAACGGCGACGAGAAGTGGGCCGAGAGCATCCTCGAGCTCATGAACGCTGTCGACGAGTACATCCCCACCCCGGAGCGCGACACCGACAAGCCGTTCCTCATGCCTGTGGAAGACGTCTTCACGATCACCGGTCGCGGTACTGTCGTCACCGGCCGTATCGAGCGCGGTGTTGTGCAGACCGGCGACACTGTCGACCTGGTTGGCATCCGCGACGAGAAGCAGACCACCACCATCACTGGTGTTGAGATGTTCCGCAAGATCCTCGACGAGGGTCGCGCTGGCGAGAACGTCGGCCTGCTGCTCCGTGGCACCAAGAAGGAAGACGTCGAGCGCGGCATGGTGGTTATCAAGCCCGGTTCCACCACCCCGCACACTGACTTCGAGGCTTCCGTCTACGTGCTCAACAAGGAAGAGGGCGGCCGTCACAAGCCGTTCTTCTCGAACTACTCCCCGCAGTTCTACTTCCGCACCACCGACGTGACTGGCGTTGTGCAGCTGCCTGAGGGTACCGACATGGTGATGCCCGGTGACAACACCGAGATGACCGTGCACCTCAACAAGCCCATCGCCATGGAAGAGAACCTCAAGTTCGCTATCCGTGAGGGTGGCCGCACCGTCGGTGCTGGCACCGTCACCAAGATCATCAAGTGA
- a CDS encoding GNAT family N-acetyltransferase has protein sequence MRIKTWDELTKDEFYEIATLRCAVFYVEQRVTDQDFDDVDRAQGTHHLWIPDERGVAAYLRCYQLPQPEAGATIALGRMAVRADRRGAGLAKRLVAAVVERWGDQAIVLHSQSYIMGLYEGFGFQPVGEPYDEAGIPHQTMVRASY, from the coding sequence ATGCGGATCAAAACCTGGGACGAGCTCACGAAGGACGAGTTCTATGAGATTGCTACGTTGCGCTGCGCGGTGTTCTACGTCGAACAGCGGGTGACAGATCAAGATTTCGACGACGTCGACCGCGCCCAAGGCACCCACCACCTCTGGATTCCCGACGAGCGGGGCGTGGCTGCATACCTTCGCTGTTACCAGCTGCCGCAACCCGAAGCAGGAGCGACGATCGCCCTCGGCCGCATGGCGGTGCGCGCTGACCGGCGGGGGGCTGGCCTGGCGAAACGCCTCGTCGCGGCTGTTGTCGAACGCTGGGGCGACCAGGCAATCGTGTTGCACTCGCAGAGCTACATCATGGGTCTCTATGAGGGCTTCGGGTTCCAGCCTGTGGGGGAGCCGTACGACGAGGCGGGCATCCCGCATCAGACCATGGTGCGGGCGTCATACTAG
- the fusA gene encoding elongation factor G, whose translation MAHIDAGKTTTTERILFYTGKNYKIGETHDGAATMDWMEQEQERGITITSAATTCFWKDHLINIIDTPGHVDFTVEVERSLRVLDGAVAVFDGVAGVEPQSMTVWRQATKYNVPRICYINKLDRTGASFDHAVKTIRERLNTDPVLLQIPIGAEADFLGVVDVVRMRALTWRGETKMGEDYEVEEIPAELQELAEQRHQELLERCADVDDELAEKFLMDEEITPEEIEAALRKGIIANEFTAVVCGTSFKNKGVQPLLDAVTKYLPSPLDVPAIDGFKPGDESTKLERHPSDDEPLSVLAFKVAADPHLGKLTYVRIYSGILKSGENVLNTATGKKERIGKIYQMHANKREEIEEIGAGMICAVMGLKNTTTGDTLCDPTNPIQLESMTFPAPVIEQAIEPKTKSDQEKLSNAIQRLAEEDPTFRVHTDEETGQTIIAGMGELHLDVLIDRMKREFKVEANIGKPQVAYRETLRKKVEKVEYTHKKQTGGSGQFGRVIIDLEPQEPGAGYEFVNAVTGGRIPKEYIPSVDAGIQEAMQFGVLAGYPVEDIKVTLTDGAYHDVDSSELAFKLAGAQAFKEAARKANPAILEPMMAVEVTTPEDFLGTVIGDLNSRRGQVQSMDEQHGNRVVRALVPLSEMFGYVGDLRSKTSGQASYSMEFDSYAECPTSVSDEIIAKARGTEA comes from the coding sequence ATGGCCCACATCGACGCCGGTAAGACCACCACCACCGAGCGCATTCTCTTCTACACCGGTAAGAACTACAAGATCGGTGAGACGCACGACGGTGCGGCCACCATGGACTGGATGGAACAGGAGCAGGAGCGCGGCATCACCATCACCTCCGCAGCCACCACCTGTTTCTGGAAAGACCACCTGATCAACATCATCGACACGCCTGGTCACGTCGACTTCACCGTCGAGGTGGAGCGTTCGCTGCGCGTGCTTGACGGCGCGGTCGCCGTGTTCGACGGCGTTGCCGGCGTGGAGCCCCAGTCGATGACCGTGTGGCGTCAGGCTACGAAGTACAACGTTCCTCGAATCTGCTATATCAACAAGCTCGACCGCACCGGTGCTTCCTTCGATCACGCCGTGAAGACCATCCGCGAGCGCCTCAACACCGATCCGGTGCTACTGCAGATCCCGATCGGCGCAGAAGCAGACTTCCTCGGTGTCGTCGACGTGGTGCGCATGCGTGCGCTCACCTGGCGCGGCGAAACCAAGATGGGCGAAGACTACGAGGTCGAGGAAATCCCCGCCGAGCTGCAGGAGCTCGCCGAGCAGCGTCACCAGGAGCTGCTTGAGCGCTGCGCCGACGTCGACGACGAGCTCGCCGAGAAGTTCCTGATGGACGAGGAAATCACCCCCGAGGAGATCGAGGCCGCCCTGCGCAAGGGCATCATCGCCAACGAGTTCACCGCAGTGGTCTGCGGAACCTCCTTCAAGAACAAGGGCGTGCAGCCGCTGCTCGACGCCGTCACGAAGTACCTGCCTTCCCCGCTCGACGTGCCCGCCATCGATGGATTCAAGCCCGGCGATGAGAGCACCAAGTTGGAGCGCCACCCCAGCGACGACGAGCCGCTGTCCGTGCTCGCGTTCAAGGTTGCCGCCGACCCGCACCTGGGCAAGCTCACCTACGTGCGCATCTACTCGGGCATCCTCAAGTCCGGTGAGAACGTGCTCAACACCGCGACCGGTAAGAAGGAGCGCATCGGCAAGATCTACCAGATGCACGCCAACAAGCGTGAAGAGATCGAAGAGATCGGCGCTGGCATGATCTGCGCCGTCATGGGCCTGAAGAACACCACCACCGGCGACACCCTGTGCGACCCGACGAACCCGATTCAGCTCGAGTCCATGACCTTCCCGGCTCCGGTGATCGAGCAGGCTATCGAGCCGAAGACGAAGTCCGACCAGGAGAAGCTCTCGAACGCTATTCAGCGCCTCGCTGAAGAAGACCCGACGTTCCGCGTCCACACCGACGAGGAAACAGGCCAGACCATCATCGCCGGCATGGGTGAGCTTCACCTCGACGTGCTCATCGACCGCATGAAGCGCGAGTTCAAGGTGGAAGCCAACATCGGTAAGCCGCAGGTTGCCTACCGCGAGACCCTCCGCAAGAAGGTCGAGAAGGTCGAATACACGCACAAGAAGCAGACCGGCGGTTCCGGTCAGTTCGGTCGCGTCATCATCGACCTCGAACCGCAGGAGCCGGGTGCCGGCTACGAGTTCGTCAACGCCGTTACGGGTGGCCGCATCCCCAAGGAATACATCCCCTCCGTGGACGCTGGCATCCAGGAAGCCATGCAGTTTGGTGTGCTGGCGGGCTACCCCGTCGAAGACATCAAGGTGACGCTCACCGACGGCGCCTACCACGACGTCGACTCCTCGGAGCTCGCGTTCAAACTCGCCGGCGCTCAGGCGTTCAAGGAGGCTGCTCGCAAGGCGAACCCGGCCATCCTCGAGCCGATGATGGCCGTCGAAGTCACCACTCCGGAAGACTTCCTGGGAACCGTGATCGGCGACCTGAACTCCCGTCGCGGCCAGGTGCAGTCGATGGACGAACAGCACGGCAACCGCGTCGTTCGCGCGCTCGTTCCGCTGTCGGAGATGTTCGGCTACGTCGGCGATCTGCGCTCGAAGACCTCGGGTCAGGCATCGTATTCGATGGAGTTCGACTCCTACGCGGAGTGTCCCACGTCGGTCTCCGACGAGATCATCGCTAAGGCGCGCGGCACCGAAGCCTGA
- the rpsG gene encoding 30S ribosomal protein S7, translating into MPRKGPAPKRPIIADPVYGSPLVSQLVSKILLDGKKSTAQSIVYDALEGTREKTGNDPVATLKRALDNVKPSVEVKSRRVGGATYQVPVEVKPARQTTLALRWLVAFSRERREKTMTERLMNEILDASNGLGASVKRREDTHKMAEANRAFAHYRW; encoded by the coding sequence ATGCCTCGTAAGGGACCCGCTCCGAAGCGTCCGATCATCGCTGACCCCGTCTACGGCTCCCCGCTGGTTTCCCAGCTCGTGAGTAAGATCCTGCTCGACGGCAAGAAATCCACCGCGCAGTCGATCGTCTACGACGCACTCGAAGGCACTCGCGAAAAGACGGGCAACGATCCCGTCGCGACGCTGAAGCGTGCACTCGACAACGTCAAGCCCTCCGTGGAAGTCAAGTCTCGCCGCGTCGGCGGTGCCACCTACCAGGTGCCCGTCGAAGTGAAGCCTGCTCGACAGACCACCCTCGCTCTGCGCTGGCTCGTTGCTTTCTCGCGGGAGCGTCGCGAGAAGACGATGACCGAGCGTCTGATGAATGAAATCCTCGACGCGTCCAACGGCCTCGGTGCCTCTGTGAAGCGTCGTGAAGACACGCACAAGATGGCGGAAGCCAACCGCGCCTTCGCGCACTACCGCTGGTGA
- the rpsL gene encoding 30S ribosomal protein S12 translates to MPTIQQLVRKGRKDKIKTSDAPALKNSPQRRGVCTRVYTTTPKKPNSALRKVARVRLSSGIEVTAYIPGVGHNLQEHSMVLVRGGRVRDLPGVRYKIVRGALDTQGVKGRKQARSRYGAKKEK, encoded by the coding sequence GTGCCAACAATTCAGCAGCTGGTCCGTAAAGGCCGGAAGGACAAGATTAAGACGAGTGACGCGCCCGCGCTCAAAAACTCACCGCAGCGCCGTGGCGTGTGCACCCGTGTGTACACCACCACCCCGAAGAAGCCGAACTCTGCACTGCGCAAGGTTGCTCGTGTGCGACTGAGCTCGGGCATTGAGGTCACTGCCTACATTCCGGGCGTGGGTCATAACCTGCAGGAGCACTCCATGGTGCTCGTCCGTGGAGGTCGTGTGAGGGACCTCCCCGGTGTTCGCTACAAGATCGTCCGCGGCGCGCTCGACACGCAGGGTGTCAAGGGCCGCAAGCAGGCCCGCAGCCGTTACGGCGCGAAGAAGGAGAAGTAA
- a CDS encoding DUF559 domain-containing protein, with protein MKRKQCIPDGLWAVARRQSGAISHQQASAFGLTRHVIHRALDDKLWWQMIRGVYSLSPDPPWLAHAWAGYLLGGENAVLGYNTAAHIYKWVSAPSTIDVLVPRRARNRGCWVFHNTAATGRGELPITSPEQTALDVCTVLTPGASLSFLADVLTSRMTTAERLRTLAAGRMNLPGRKMILEVLGDVADGIHSHLEERFRTFVECAHGLDGLARQVTVAPGQYTDIGLEDYGTLIELDGHLGHDGRHAFRDRRRDNRNAHLGYTTLRYGWQEVVGDPCAVAREIVEVLRSKGWRGDVRHCPRCPKR; from the coding sequence ATGAAACGTAAGCAATGCATCCCTGACGGCCTGTGGGCCGTGGCCCGACGACAATCCGGCGCCATCAGTCACCAGCAGGCGAGCGCATTTGGGCTCACCCGGCACGTCATCCATCGCGCACTGGACGACAAACTCTGGTGGCAGATGATCCGCGGCGTCTACTCGCTCTCCCCCGATCCGCCCTGGCTTGCACACGCCTGGGCCGGCTATCTCCTGGGCGGCGAGAACGCCGTGCTCGGTTACAACACTGCCGCCCACATCTACAAGTGGGTATCGGCGCCCAGCACCATCGACGTGTTGGTTCCCCGTCGTGCGCGAAACCGCGGCTGCTGGGTGTTTCACAACACGGCTGCGACGGGGCGCGGCGAGCTGCCCATCACGTCGCCCGAGCAAACTGCGCTCGACGTCTGCACGGTGCTCACCCCGGGCGCGTCGCTCAGTTTTTTGGCCGACGTGCTCACGTCGCGAATGACCACTGCCGAGCGGCTGCGCACCCTCGCCGCGGGGCGGATGAACTTACCCGGACGCAAGATGATCTTGGAGGTACTCGGCGACGTTGCCGACGGCATCCACAGTCACCTCGAGGAACGGTTTCGAACGTTTGTGGAATGCGCTCACGGGCTCGACGGCCTCGCCAGGCAGGTGACCGTCGCGCCTGGGCAGTACACCGACATCGGCCTGGAGGATTACGGCACGCTCATCGAGCTCGACGGGCACCTCGGCCACGACGGGCGGCATGCCTTTCGCGACCGTCGGCGTGACAATCGAAACGCGCACTTGGGCTACACCACCCTGCGATACGGCTGGCAGGAGGTCGTCGGAGACCCCTGCGCCGTCGCGCGCGAGATCGTCGAAGTCTTGCGCTCGAAGGGCTGGAGGGGCGACGTCCGTCACTGTCCTCGCTGCCCCAAGCGCTGA